One Dunckerocampus dactyliophorus isolate RoL2022-P2 chromosome 15, RoL_Ddac_1.1, whole genome shotgun sequence genomic window, AGGAGGGTATTTACACAATATCAAGTTGTCTTTCCACACTCAAGGTCTTCATTTAGATTTAGATGATTTATTCCatcttttaaatacatttatataacTAGGCATACTCTCTATACatatccctggtggtgtaaatgtATACGCTTCTGGCTTTCATTGCATTGGCCTATGGTGTTTATTCCAAGCCAGGGTTGTGTCAAGAAAGGCATCCAGCGTAAAAacgaagccaaaaacttagcCCCATTAAGTCTTCCTTGCAACACACACCAGAACACACTGTCATATTTCTTTGTCTGCTAGATGGttgctatttttatttgaagtttctgcatttacatgaaaaaatatcaaattaaaaataGCAGCAGAGGAGATTCCTCTAACCTATGCCCAACCTATTTTTATATGATTATATTGAtctaggccgcacggtggtctaatggttagcatgttggccacacagtcacagtctggagatcgggaagatctgggttcgaatctttgtgtggagtttgcatgttctccctgtgcatgcgtgggttttctccagcttcctcccacattccaaaaacatgcatgttaggttaattggtgattctaaattgtccataggtatgaatgtgagtgtgaatggttgtttgtctacatgtccCTGcgatgccctgcgattggctggccaccagtccagggtgtaccctgcctctcgccctcttgaagtcagccgggataggctccagcatgccctaatgaggagaagcggtacagaaaatggatggatattgagCTACTTTTTTGGTGCTCTATGCCAGTTGTCCTTAAATGCACCTCACCTTTGTGTTGTTGCACATGTTGTGTGCTCTTTTTGTGCATTTGCAAGTGACAATCTGAATGGACTAACCTAAGGCGGCCTACGAAAGCGATGACATCATTAAGCGGGGATGTCATACCGCTGCACCGCCTGCACTGGCTTACACATCTTGAATGTTTGGGTTACTCAGCATTCACTCTGAGTATGATTCATGTCCCCATGAAAGGTCGTTTTGGCTCACCGCTGGCTCTAACAGGAAGGGAAGAACGACCTTCATAAGACCTCACAATGACACTGTACAGCAAGATATACGTCCTTTAGACAGACGGTTGAATGTCAGGCGCTTGGATTTATGTCGTAAGCAGGTGACTCACACTGAAGCACGTTTCATATACTCACAAAGGGCGATACTATAGCAATACTACTGCCTACAGCCAAGCGTGGTTGAGGTGGTGTCACGGCCTggtgctgcacgagtgctgccaacaCTGGGGGAGCAACGGttcattccaacatgtactgtgacattctgaagctaAAAACTGGAGTTTTCCAGCACGAAAACAACATACGGTGCCATAcagtttggacatgttcactatgctcacttgtgttgccagctatttagacaataatgactgTGTGTTGACTTAGTTTCAGAGGATAGCTCACCTATacagctatacaagctgtacactggctactctaaagtatatccaagtttcatttctataataTTGCCCCTTGTGAAGATATAGTACAGTGTTTGTTGAAATGTGATGGGTGTACTcagttttgtgagatactgtatagagtgcaaAATGCACGCACAGTCATCATCCCATATTTGTTtcccatattatattataacctTTTGCATACAATGTCAACCCCTATAGCCCTAATAATGACCGTGATATATATGACTTTCCttgtaaaagtcataataaacataCAATTGCAATAAACAGCGATGCCCTTCCTGTTCCCTCGGGGACTGACGCAATGAAGAATGAGGGGCTCCACGTGATTTTGCTGCACGCTCagtgacacaaacacaccatgACATAGCTGTTGGGCAGATAGTTGCACGTTTTCTTCCTGTCCTCTTTGAACTGACCTGCACAGGAACTTGTGGCCATTCATGCCCAAAGGCACTATATAGTCTTGTCAGGACACACTTATAGACTCACTCTTGATGGCCATACTAGAGTCTAATTGAAAGCATGTACACTATATTGAGgcatatatacaggtatatatgcctagaaaaaaaaaatccacaaaatatatttaaactatattataaaattacatttcaaattttaattttattatattattaaattaaatattatatttatttattttgtaaaaactaaaataaaaagtgatatatatttaaagctttgtctttaaatacagagCTTTGTGCTATTATTGGTTgttgacacccctacttttgtacTTTCATTGGGGTTGGGCTTGTGGCATCtgctctatgagcaaactacaactcTTGGTGGCTCAGTGCCGTGGGTGAGCGAGTGAGCGAGCGGGTTGAGGAGAGAGATATTTTTGGAGGTCCACGTCTATGgggttatatttgtgccttaattttgaggtagcaaaggcagattttgagccgtATTAACGTGGAATAACTACCGCTGTGGtctcaggcacatcgctgcgctctgtcactctctctctGTATCTCTTTCACTTGTTTGGGTGTTCTTTTAGTTGTATTTCTAAAGTGTGCAACTGGCCAAAAAGAAattgtgggctgcaaatggcccccaggccacgctttgggcacccctgccttacagcgaTGCAGACGTACAGAAAGTCATTTTATTGTGGAGGGCTACCTCTTTGTCTATACTGCCCTCTGGTGGAAGATatgtataatattattacaTCCATCTGTAGTCCCTCAAAtacagttgtttgttttttttacagttactGTTTGacatacaggaaaaaaaatcagaggcaAAAGAAAAGTATGGCATAGTTTAATGcgacaaaaattgcaactttatcctttgttttgtttgtttctcataatatttcaattttaaagaataatgtttttttttctttatgcttctaaaattaaATCCTCCCCTCACACCCTcacaatattatcactttattcttgtaaaattacaactttttttcttgtaggattaaaactttttaatctaaatattatgactttattctccaaatatttcgACTTTTTCTGTAGGATtactactctttttttttaatttttgcagttttttttaaataaattttaaaaaaatgtaattgcacAAAAGAcatcgacataagcggttgtcgacttTACCAAAACTgaaaactagccattgcttgcacatttattgtgactttggccagagataTAAGGACAATTTTTGCAGCTTCTTTTGTGCATAtgatattttgtattatattttatactttatCCAACAAAGCTGCTATGCTGATTgtgttgtatgtcttgactacaatgacaataaaacttttgtaCCCGTGCAGATCTTTCTTCTGGTGtctaaaaatctaaaaaaaaaaaaaccaaaaacatgcattttgttACGGTAGTTGCCGtagtagaatccaggttaatattgccacacatttattttcagcattactttgcactgaacaggaagtcactgtgtgcacattCTAATGCTATGTAACTAAACAGTAGTTACGCTGCTGTTTTCGTTTCACGCCACTTTGCGATAATGATGATgttaacaatactacagcacatgtcgacataaactgaCCAATTTTTCAAATACATTCTCTCTTTGAGTCTCACATGTTATGTCTACAAAAGCAGTCTACCTTATGTGCTGTCCTTTTAAGTGTTGTCGACAGAAGCTTGACGGATTTAAGTGAATGCACCGTATTTCTAGAATATGCCCAtggccactttggacacccctgcctttaTTGGCCCATAAAAATCACTCACACATTTGACCCTAACAGCAAAAAATGTCAGCTGCTGCTGTAAACTGtcatatgaatatgaatgtttTTCCACTTTGAAAAGTCTGTTTTTTATAAGCCCAAACTATACACatcaaatatgaacaaaattTTGTCTTCAGTATATATGAAATCCATCAACCCCATGTGGACCTACCGGTTCATTTGACTGGCGGCGAACGCACGTTTTTTAAGATTAAGTTACCGCCCACGGGCGACGCCGGGTTTAAAATCAAGCGTCCCCTCTTACACGTCGCATCCGTGGCACTCGCACAGGAAGTTTTGTTgacatccaagatggcggcgtccGCAAATGAACAAAATACCACCGACCAACCATTAGAAGACTCGTTAAATTCCACTGTGACAGGTAGTCAGGACGGCGGCTGTTTATCACTAATTTCCGACGAGTTACGCGACTATGTGGTGGAGTTTTTGGACAAAGAGGTGGGCAGCGACGTCAAATCCCTGAAGAACGTTGGTAGCCTGCTGGATAAACTCAAGGAGGAAAACAGCTTACTGGAAGAACAggtgattattttttaatatgatGTGATCATTGTATAATATAATTTACACGTTTTGGTCCTTGTGTAATGTACGTCCCTTAGGTCTTGACAGCGTCCAGCTCAGTGCCTCCTCAAGTGTCTGCAGCTCTGTCTGCAGCTGAAGTTGCCAGATGTTCTTTGGAGGAGCTGctacagagagaaaaacacatcTCTGAAACACTGCACCAGGTAGGtaacgtttttattttttattttttttattttacacctGTTCGTCTGTACAATAAGCATTTTCACCATTAACTGCACATTTTCCAATATAAATTGCTCCTTAAGGCATAGGGGTACTTGAGATTGTAAAtgtactacatactgtatacactatgCACAAAAAGATTGGGACATTAGGATTTCATGTCAAATTTATGATGAACGCAAAATGCACTttaacctttacaggtgaacttaaccTGACTTTCAtggtggtccaaatttattAATGGCAGGCTGtatgtgtgcctaatgttgtggctctTTAAATAACttcacacaattaaaataaaaatgtacttgcagcaaaatgaaataaatcaatatttaaataatattttctgTTATATTTTCTATGAAACAGTTATGTGTGTTCACGATCGATCTTGTAGCATCTTGAGGAGGTCCGGCCTTGGATGGATACCCTTGGGCAGACTCTTAATCAGGTTGAGACAGTGGAGAGACACATGAATTACCTCCGCTGCCTTCAGCACATTGAAGAGCTCAGGTATGGAAAGTGGAATATTTCACAGCTGCAGCATGATGGCTGTAATGGAGTCAATAACAATGCACCGTACACCAACAGTGCCGTTGTCCAGCAGTGTCTGATGACCAGCAGTGTGTGGGAGGCCATCAGGGCTGTTGAGAGCATGGCTGTGATGGATGCCGGGCTGAGCCAGTCGAGATGTTCTCATCTCCGTGACTTTCTCAGAGAAACTCTACAGTTCTGGCACAAGATCATCAAAGACCGCCTGGCCGGGTAAACTACCGTCTAACGCCCCAGGACTGGAAAATACAGACATACAACATAATTGGTCAATCCTATGTGATTCTCAGTGATTTGGAGAAGGTGTTGACACAGCTTCACTGGCCGATCATCTCCCCTCCGACCCAGTCCCTGACACCCACTGCCAATGGGCAAGAACTCGCCAGCCAGCTGGAGCTGCTCGTCGCTCAACTGCTTGCCCTGCAGACACCGTATCCTTCCTTCCCTTTGGACATCCACTCTACATCCTGTGGCTCTCTCATACACCTGTAGTCTTTAACCTGCCCTTTCCAGTGACGACCTTGTCTCTCAGCGGACATTTGCTTCCTCGAAAGCTGAAACTTCCACCCAGGGTGCTCCTTCAGCGCCGCCTTCTCCTCAAGCTCCTCCTCTTTGTCTGCCCATCCAGATCATGCTGCAGCCACTCAGCAAGAGGTTTAGGTACCACTTCTATGGCAATCGACAGACCAACACCCTCAGCAAGGTTTGTCCTCCAAACAATGCATACTGCATGTACAAGTACAGTGGATGCCCGCAtattcgcaattcagcattcgtGGCCCGCATagtcaccaaaaaaaacagttcatttggcaagttttttttttttcttcagaaaacCCAATCTAATGTTTAAAACAATACATGTtaataaagcataaaataaACACTTCAGCTAAACCGTGACTCCGATTACTCCGATTACATCTGTTCTATTGACCGTCTTTCATTATAatttattagtggtgagtaACTATACATTgtacaattttaaaatgtcttttaataagtgtgtaaggcatattatagggcttagaatgtaacaaaataaataaataggtggGAGCGTCCATTACTTGCATAATAACGGGGAtctaaatgctgtaattatgtAAATCACAAAGTCATTATACAGGGTATATAGCAACTTAATTTTGtgactttaataatgattggaagtgcatgagaaaatacaaaggaaaacatagctttCATTGACCACATTAtaaaagtatattgcacaacacagcagcaacacaaccagtGTTGTCAAACTGGCAATGAGCAAACTTCTGATGATGagtgatgagttcattgtaaacaacaggaCGGCAAGTGCAACACACGAGTCTCTCACCAACAGCATGGTATCAACATTTAAAGCgcacgcagaggtagataaagccgCTGGATGCTACCCACTCATGCTACATCAAATGCAGCTGCCGCCTGTGGAGttgatttggggaaaaaaagttgtcaccAGTCACGGCTATTAAGGTGTTAATTGGAGGATTTATAGTAACCCGCTAGTGTATATGAACCTTGTATTTATGCATTTTCAGCCGGAGTGGTACCTCACTCAGGTGCTAATGTGGATAGGGAACAGCACAACGTTCATGGAGGAAAAGATCCAGCCCATCCTGGACCGAGCTGGTGCCACCATCATTGCCAGGGtgtgtataaaaatatattattataatgtaatataatgtaataattacaaaattaaaacacGGACAGAATGTATTTCTTAAATGATGTCCACACGCAGGTGGAGCTGTGTCGAGGCCTGCTATCTTTAGTCCAGGAGAAGGTGACTGGCGATGCATCCCGCCTGCTCTACGACGATGCGCTCTTTTGCCACCTGGTGGAGGAGGTGCTGCAATTTGAGAAGGAGCTGCGAAGCAACCACTCGTACCCGGCGTCTCTCCCCGGTCTGCTCCACCTCCTGCTGGAGGACGCCATCCTTCAGAAGTGGCTCACAGTGGAAAAGAAGAGTGTGTCGGCAAAAATCTTACCCGTCAACTTAAAGTTGGCCTTTCTAACAGTGGATTTACTGGTTGTATGCGCAGTGGCCGTGGAGAAAGTGGACGCCATGCTGTCAGCCGAGGGCGCGTGGAGCTCTCAGTATAAAGACATCCGTGACATGGATGAACTTAAGTCTCCGGACTGTGCTGAGACGTTCATGACTCTGCTCCAGGTTATTACGGGTAAGACTGACCTTTCTGTGAGTAACACAttagtgtgtttttaattaaattaacctTTTTTCCGCAGACCGCTACCAGGCTTTACCCTGTGTCTCTGCACAGCTGAAGTTTCTGGAATTGCAAAGAGAACTGGTCGACGACTTCCGTATACGACTCACCCAGGTAAGAATGTCACCAAGACTAGACAGTATATTCACTTGCCAAAACATCAGGACTAATCCTTTTGAAAAGGACATTTAGTATAAGCATATTCATATTAGCAGCAGAGATATTTTCTGTTCACTGATAGGCTgaacaaatgaattactttgaaCAATTACTATACTGAATAAGTTACCAAATGATTGGCAAAATGTAATGGCAGTGTTGAGGATCCCTTACCTTTCTCTTAGGTTTTCTCTCATTTTACAGTAAATTCAACTACTTTTAGGTAGATTTTTCAGTCTTGGTGGTGGCCtgcattccatttttttctctttcctaGGTGATGAAGGAGGAGTCACGCTGCCCGCTCAGTCCGCGCTACTGTGCCATCCTCAATGCAGTCAACTACATATCAACCATCCTGACAGACTGGGGAGACAACGTGGTATGttggtatttattttacatCATTCCCAACTGGATGTAACActtctttgtctggtcccttcCTTTCACGTGGCAGCTGCGCTAGAAGTTGGGAATGTCCCAGTAATTATATACGTTTGGTTTATGTAGGCTACCATAATCACACAATGAAAGGCAGTGGTTAACTCATTACAGTcacccttgtttatcacggttaattggttccagacccgaccgtgataagtgaatttctgcaaagtaggattcactgttattaaatggaataattttgtaattacggcatagaaaacctgtgtacgatcttctaaatacgggttttaacattactaaagccctcgagacatgaaataatacccctattgtcacctttacatttgtattacccaatatagtcgatataatcagagaaaataagacatagtgaacataaaaaaaagataacgtagactcacacattagcagtttCTTTcgggacagtgtacttcctgcagtggatATTGTCTaattaatgtactgtaatgggggatttaaatggctttacactcgtattacccaatataatatacataataagagtaaataagccatttaagatgtaaacaaaactcctgctcgtgtgtcACTGTAactgtgttccctagggaacttTGGTGGCGGGAGGACAGGAAGTCGGACGTTCAGGgttcagttttagcttgtcgtgggttatggctccAACAGTAGTCCGTGTTTTCGTTATgattaatatgtttttattattctgAGTTGATTGaagcctgcaataaatgcctgttctggcgatcatGTCTGATGCTTGTCTCACAGAgcaattactgacatctagtggccaatgtagaatactaaatTCATAATTCaagtgcttcttctgccttgtatttgtattttagttcatttaattaGTTCATTGAgcaatttgtatgcttgaaaatgcttaatttaggccaagaatgagaacaatttgcttcaatatgcatttttttttatagtaggCTGTATTCCAACGACAAAACAgtgaccatttattaattaatttaaaaaaaaaggaaagagtgaggacgtgatgtttgaaccacaatgtagcaagggacgactattatttttattattattattattattattattattattattattattattattattattattttaataatgataTTTGCACAAGATAAAACGTATACAGTACCTTGCACAAAGTAAGATTACACTAACTAAAACTACAAAATACACCAAATTGTGTATCAATAGTgaatattgtaataaaaaaaaaatacttcaattttcttttatttaggaaatgttatttatttatgtgcaaataaaaagcaaaacatttgttttatatatgtttttgttggtattttgttattgtagattatttatttatacaattaataataataataataattgtgttatgtaaaaatgtatatacagtatatgtatctactatatatatttactatagaCATATACAaatctagaaaatggatggatgggtacaCAAATCTTTATAACATATTTTTACTTGTTATTACATTCATGAATAACattcataaatgtatttatttattacatttatatcaTTTTTGATACTGATAAATCACATTTATACGGTATGTTAGATTCTCTTTCCATATAGAAAATATGTGTTGATTAGAGAACATGCAGAACTGAGCTGCCACATGACGTAGCATTTGCGTTTAAACGCCCCCCCACACACTTTCTTTTTATCCTTTCTGTTGCAGTTCTTCCTGCAACTTCAGCAGGCTGCAGTGTCCCTCGGCGATGAGGCAGTCGTGGGAGGCCTCGGGATGATGGAGATGGGTCGCCTGGCTTCTCTGGAGGGCTCGCTGTTTGAAGGTCTGCTGGCCTTGCTGGATCGACTCAAAGGTGACATGATGGGGAGGCTGCTGGATGGAATCATGAGAGACATCACAGAGAAAGCCACAGCATACTGCCAAGACAGGTGGGACACACTAGCATCAAAATCCCCTTCAATAGCCTTAGCTTGGCATTGATCTCCTctgttgctctttttttggTGCAGGTGGTTTTCTCATCCATCCCAGCATGACATGTCTGCCATGACTTTGTCCAGTTCTGCATGTCCCATGATGCTTTGCATCAGGGACAGTCTGTTGAACCTCCACCAGGTCCTGAGTTTGTCTCTGTTCCAGCTGGCTTGGCAGGGCCTTGCAGAAAGACTTGACAGTTTTCTGTACCAAGAAGTAAGGCCAACAAAAGCGTATAAAAAGTgactacacccctcacatttcagcaagccttttattatatttcaagggacaatagtatataaaataaacttggatatacttacagagtagtcagtgtacagcttggaaagcagTATTGATTTCCTATCCTGAAAATAACTCTACAcaaagccattattgtctaaatacggGCTGGTATATAAACAGTCTTGTTACATGTGGGAATTCATGTTTCAATGAACTGCAGCACTCATTCAGCCCCAGACTACCACCACACATTTATCTTGCTActtacttgtgttgccagatatttagacaataatggcagcGTGGTGTGTAAATATCTGTAAATCTATACTACTATACTGGccatacactgactactctaaggtatacccaagtttcatttctatagtacagaatataagatatactgtaataaaagttgttgctgaaatgtgagtagTGTACTCTGTTTTTATGAGATGCTGTACGTATTTATGCAAAATATATTCACACTTTTTacttaccttttttttcctgtattttattctatttttctttCAGCTGATTCTGTCTAATCATTTCAGCGATGGCGGAGCGGCTCAGCTTCAGTTCGACATGACCAGAAATCTTTTTCCTCTCTTTGGTCACTACTGCAAACGACCGGAGAACTTTTTTAAGCAGTAAGTGTGCTGGTAGATCACAGCATTTTAGACACTGCTTTTACCTTCATCAGTGCTATAGGAAGAGGAAATCAAAGCCTCTTGTACGGCCACTAATCATAAAATATGCAAcaagcatatgtacatgtacaaaGCGGACATGTCTCGCACATACACCCACAAAAATAGGAATGTTAACGAGAAATATAGATGATACTACTATTGTAAAGGTATTAAATTAACAATGTATAGCATAAATGCTTATTTACCTATACTGCAAAAATGATGGcgtgttaattggaagcaggcaaaACTTGACAGtttatttctggaaaaaaaaacagacaacttcattttatagCTTCAATAATGAttaggagtgcatgagaaagtggtaATGAAAACttctctctttgaccacatagCCATTTATTGACAAGTATATCCCACAACACAGAaggaacagaaccaatgttgcaatagcGGTAAGGCGCGAACTGTACAGCCAGTGTTAATAGAACTGATgacttcattgtaaacaacagtacaagtGTAAGACACTTGCGTTTAAAAtactttaaagcgcatgcagaggtggaTAACCAcacatgatacttcaaatgcagcttctgccatcttgtgttttttttttttttttaaatgaacacatcaggaggttgcctacagctaCGGCTGTTAATGTTTTGGCAGTGGCGTAAACCTTGAGGTGGTTCTAATATATTGtgaacaaatacaacaaaaatacaatcataaaTCATCTGGTGTCATAAATATATTGCATATGTATTAAGATTTTTAAAAGCATCTTATGTCTGTATGATTTGATGTATGGaaagaaaataatcatcaatGTACTTCGCTACAGTGTCAAGGAGGCTTGCATCATCGTATGTCTCAACGTGGGCTCTGCCATCCTGTTGAGGACGCTCATTAAGGAGTCTGAGGAGGAGACGAGGGATTGGACGGGGAGGGATGACCCTTCACCGCAATCTGCGTTGAACGAGTTGGGCGTTTACTACTTGGCTCCCTGTGATGTCTTCATTCTCCTCAACCTCAGAGCCTCCTGGCCTGGACAGTGACGTGTGTGCTTTATGATTTAAATCAAGATCAGTATGCAACCCATTTTGATACTAACAAAACACCTATCGACTTGATCTGAAGTGATTCTAAATCCACCTTCAAGGAACATTTGCACATGAACCCAAGCTGGTGTCGAtacttttattccaaaaatcaTAAGACTTTTTAAAGCTAGATGCACAACTACAgtcctgctttttttcccccctcgaGACACACCGTAGCAATATTTTCAAGCATTACTatcaaaatgtctttttaaaaggcaaaaacaaaacaacagacatTACATGTACAAATGATACTCTAAAGCATTGTTTCCCGATCTCTATTGAaccaaggcacatattttacataagAAAAATCACACCTTGACTTATTCTGTtgtatgaatggcaacaggtAGCTAATAATGTACCTTCTGCCAtttagtggaagagcatttcatTGTTACATTTCATTGGTGAAATTGGATGCCGCGGCCAAAgcggttgggaatcactgctctaAAGGCGCAAACTGTTCCCATGGGGATGAGGAAGCTCTGCATCTTTCTGTACAAATACTTTTTTCATCAACTTATAGAAGTCCCATTGATGGTATAAAGTCCTACATCTAGTCCACTGGCTGCTCCACAACCTGGATGTTGATTTTGTCCTTATTGCCTCTGTTGTGTCCTGGTAGTTTGAAGTTCTCTTCAGTTAAATCACTCTCATCATGGGAGTCCTCATCAGAGGCTGATGCGTCCTCTTCATCCTCAGAGTCGCTGAGCTCCACCAGCGCAACGTCCTGGAAAGATGGCAATACATTCAAAATACTCGAGATAGAAAATACATTCGCAAAACGTGCTTCCCACTCACCATCTCTATCACTTTTTCCGCCTCCTCGACATTCTCTATGTCGAAGTGTGCTGCAGAAGATCCCTCCATCTGCTGCTTGAGCTTTTGATTGGCTTCTGCAATCTGCGGGAGGAAACTCTGCAGACGCCCCATCACTGAcaccaaacaaaaacataaaccattaTTTCTTCATCTAAGCTCAGTTGCAAGCTACAATGCAAAGCACATCTCACCGCTGCTTGGTGGAACCCTTTCAGTCTTCAGGCCAGTCGCTGGTTTAAGGAGTAACTTCTCAGAAAGACCTGTGACGTaattcaat contains:
- the rint1 gene encoding RAD50-interacting protein 1 isoform X1 encodes the protein MAASANEQNTTDQPLEDSLNSTVTGSQDGGCLSLISDELRDYVVEFLDKEVGSDVKSLKNVGSLLDKLKEENSLLEEQVLTASSSVPPQVSAALSAAEVARCSLEELLQREKHISETLHQHLEEVRPWMDTLGQTLNQVETVERHMNYLRCLQHIEELSAVVQQCLMTSSVWEAIRAVESMAVMDAGLSQSRCSHLRDFLRETLQFWHKIIKDRLAGDLEKVLTQLHWPIISPPTQSLTPTANGQELASQLELLVAQLLALQTPDDLVSQRTFASSKAETSTQGAPSAPPSPQAPPLCLPIQIMLQPLSKRFRYHFYGNRQTNTLSKPEWYLTQVLMWIGNSTTFMEEKIQPILDRAGATIIARVELCRGLLSLVQEKVTGDASRLLYDDALFCHLVEEVLQFEKELRSNHSYPASLPGLLHLLLEDAILQKWLTVEKKMAVEKVDAMLSAEGAWSSQYKDIRDMDELKSPDCAETFMTLLQVITDRYQALPCVSAQLKFLELQRELVDDFRIRLTQVMKEESRCPLSPRYCAILNAVNYISTILTDWGDNVFFLQLQQAAVSLGDEAVVGGLGMMEMGRLASLEGSLFEGLLALLDRLKGDMMGRLLDGIMRDITEKATAYCQDRWFSHPSQHDMSAMTLSSSACPMMLCIRDSLLNLHQVLSLSLFQLAWQGLAERLDSFLYQELILSNHFSDGGAAQLQFDMTRNLFPLFGHYCKRPENFFKHVKEACIIVCLNVGSAILLRTLIKESEEETRDWTGRDDPSPQSALNELGVYYLAPCDVFILLNLRASWPGQ
- the rint1 gene encoding RAD50-interacting protein 1 isoform X2, with product MTSSVWEAIRAVESMAVMDAGLSQSRCSHLRDFLRETLQFWHKIIKDRLAGDLEKVLTQLHWPIISPPTQSLTPTANGQELASQLELLVAQLLALQTPDDLVSQRTFASSKAETSTQGAPSAPPSPQAPPLCLPIQIMLQPLSKRFRYHFYGNRQTNTLSKPEWYLTQVLMWIGNSTTFMEEKIQPILDRAGATIIARVELCRGLLSLVQEKVTGDASRLLYDDALFCHLVEEVLQFEKELRSNHSYPASLPGLLHLLLEDAILQKWLTVEKKMAVEKVDAMLSAEGAWSSQYKDIRDMDELKSPDCAETFMTLLQVITDRYQALPCVSAQLKFLELQRELVDDFRIRLTQVMKEESRCPLSPRYCAILNAVNYISTILTDWGDNVFFLQLQQAAVSLGDEAVVGGLGMMEMGRLASLEGSLFEGLLALLDRLKGDMMGRLLDGIMRDITEKATAYCQDRWFSHPSQHDMSAMTLSSSACPMMLCIRDSLLNLHQVLSLSLFQLAWQGLAERLDSFLYQELILSNHFSDGGAAQLQFDMTRNLFPLFGHYCKRPENFFKHVKEACIIVCLNVGSAILLRTLIKESEEETRDWTGRDDPSPQSALNELGVYYLAPCDVFILLNLRASWPGQ
- the nopchap1 gene encoding uncharacterized protein C12orf45 homolog, with protein sequence MDKNTNKSSSQDLLSWGSGGGLSEKLLLKPATGLKTERVPPSSVMGRLQSFLPQIAEANQKLKQQMEGSSAAHFDIENVEEAEKVIEMDVALVELSDSEDEEDASASDEDSHDESDLTEENFKLPGHNRGNKDKINIQVVEQPVD